From the genome of Chania multitudinisentens RB-25, one region includes:
- a CDS encoding glycine zipper 2TM domain-containing protein: MNKSMLAGIGIGIAAALGIAAVASLDVFTPAPQYAQVLTATPIKKTIKTPRQECRNVTVTHRAPVQDENRIAGSVLGAVAGGVLGHQLGGGRGRDVATVVGALGGGYAGNQVQGVMQKNDTTTSTQQRCHTVYDKSQQLLGYDVTYQIGTQQGKIRMDYDPGIQIPLDRSGQLVLNKA, encoded by the coding sequence GTGAACAAATCAATGTTAGCCGGGATTGGGATTGGAATCGCTGCCGCTCTGGGAATTGCCGCCGTGGCCAGTTTGGACGTATTCACTCCCGCTCCGCAATATGCGCAAGTGCTTACCGCAACACCGATTAAAAAAACGATTAAAACACCACGTCAGGAATGCCGTAACGTCACGGTAACTCATCGTGCACCGGTGCAGGATGAAAACCGCATCGCGGGTTCTGTGTTGGGCGCTGTCGCTGGTGGCGTGCTCGGTCACCAGTTAGGCGGTGGCCGGGGCCGAGATGTGGCTACCGTGGTGGGAGCATTAGGTGGAGGTTATGCCGGCAATCAGGTACAGGGGGTGATGCAGAAAAACGACACGACCACCAGCACCCAGCAGCGTTGCCACACGGTCTACGATAAATCGCAGCAATTACTGGGTTATGACGTCACCTACCAGATAGGCACTCAGCAGGGTAAAATTCGCATGGATTATGATCCTGGCATTCAGATCCCGCTGGATAGAAGTGGCCAACTGGTGCTGAACAAGGCTTGA
- a CDS encoding NAD(P)/FAD-dependent oxidoreductase: protein MTTPKKKIVIVGGGAGGLELATSLGHKLGHKNKAEITLVDRNHSHLWKPLLHEVATGSLDDGVDALSYLAHARNHHFNFQLGSLVNIDREKQTLQLTQICDEHGIELVPERELRYDILVMALGSTSNDFGTPGVRDNCIFLDNPHQAHRFHNEMLNLFLKFSAKPGSKESVNIAIVGGGATGVELSAELHNAVKQLHSYGFEGLDNQALKVTLVEAGERILPALPPRISAAAHQELTKLGVRVLTNTMVTSADENGLNTKGGEFINADLMVWAAGIKAPDFMKDIAGLETNRINQLVVEPTLQTTRDPNIFAIGDCASCPREGGGFVPPRAQSAHQMASRCFTNILALMAGRPLKPYVYKDHGSLVSLSRFSTVGSLMGNLMRGSMMVEGRVARVVYISLYRMHQVALHGYTKTGLMMLVGGINRVIRPRLKMH from the coding sequence TTGACAACGCCAAAGAAAAAAATTGTCATTGTCGGGGGGGGCGCCGGTGGTTTGGAACTGGCAACCAGCCTAGGGCATAAATTGGGCCATAAAAACAAGGCTGAGATCACGCTGGTGGATCGTAACCATAGCCATTTGTGGAAACCTTTGCTGCATGAAGTGGCAACCGGCTCCTTGGACGACGGCGTTGATGCTTTGAGCTATCTGGCTCATGCACGTAATCATCACTTCAACTTCCAGCTTGGTTCACTGGTTAATATTGACCGTGAGAAACAGACGCTGCAACTGACACAAATCTGTGATGAGCATGGCATTGAGCTGGTTCCTGAGCGTGAACTGCGTTACGACATTCTGGTGATGGCACTCGGCAGCACTTCGAATGATTTCGGTACTCCGGGGGTGAGAGATAACTGTATTTTCCTGGATAACCCACATCAGGCACACCGTTTCCATAATGAAATGTTGAATCTGTTCCTGAAGTTTTCGGCTAAGCCAGGCAGCAAAGAAAGCGTCAATATCGCCATCGTAGGTGGCGGAGCCACCGGTGTTGAGCTGTCTGCTGAACTGCATAATGCGGTCAAACAATTACACAGCTACGGTTTTGAAGGCTTGGACAATCAGGCGCTGAAAGTCACCCTGGTTGAAGCCGGTGAACGGATCCTGCCTGCGTTGCCACCGCGCATTTCCGCCGCTGCTCACCAAGAACTCACCAAGCTGGGGGTACGCGTACTGACTAACACCATGGTCACCAGCGCGGATGAAAATGGCCTGAATACCAAAGGGGGGGAGTTTATCAATGCCGACCTGATGGTGTGGGCGGCCGGGATCAAAGCCCCGGACTTTATGAAAGACATTGCCGGGCTGGAAACCAACCGTATCAATCAGTTGGTGGTAGAGCCTACGCTGCAAACAACGCGCGATCCCAACATTTTTGCGATTGGTGATTGTGCTTCTTGTCCGCGTGAAGGGGGCGGTTTTGTGCCGCCGCGTGCGCAATCCGCACACCAGATGGCGTCACGCTGCTTTACCAATATTCTGGCGCTGATGGCTGGCCGGCCTTTAAAGCCTTATGTGTATAAGGATCACGGCTCACTGGTGTCACTTTCCCGTTTCAGCACCGTTGGCAGCCTGATGGGCAACCTGATGCGCGGGTCGATGATGGTGGAAGGGCGTGTAGCGCGTGTGGTGTACATTTCACTGTATCGTATGCATCAGGTGGCACTGCACGGCTATACCAAAACCGGCCTGATGATGCTGGTGGGTGGGATTAACCGGGTGATCCGCCCGCGTTTGAAAATGCACTGA
- the ycfP gene encoding alpha/beta hydrolase YcfP: MIIYLHGFDSNSPGNHEKVLQLQFIDPDVRFISYSTLHPRHDMQHLLKEVDKAVQQEGDKSPLICGVGLGGFWAERIGFLCGIRQVIFNPNLYPEEHMHGRIDRPEEYRDIATKCVADFREKNRERCLVVLSRHDEVLDNQRSAELLHKYYEIIWDEQQTHKFKNISPHLQRIKAFKTLV, translated from the coding sequence ATGATTATCTATTTGCATGGTTTCGATTCCAACAGTCCCGGCAATCATGAAAAGGTTTTACAGTTACAGTTCATCGATCCTGATGTCCGTTTTATCAGCTACAGCACGCTGCATCCGCGCCATGATATGCAGCATTTGCTGAAAGAGGTAGATAAAGCCGTTCAGCAGGAAGGGGATAAAAGTCCACTGATCTGTGGCGTGGGGTTAGGCGGTTTTTGGGCCGAACGTATCGGCTTCTTGTGCGGTATTCGCCAGGTGATCTTCAACCCGAATCTCTATCCGGAAGAACATATGCACGGCAGGATCGATCGGCCGGAAGAGTATCGTGATATCGCCACCAAGTGTGTTGCTGATTTCCGCGAGAAAAACCGTGAGCGGTGCCTGGTGGTGCTTTCTCGTCATGATGAGGTGTTGGACAACCAGCGCAGTGCCGAATTGCTGCACAAGTACTATGAAATCATCTGGGATGAACAACAGACGCACAAATTTAAAAATATTTCGCCACATTTGCAGCGTATCAAGGCGTTCAAGACGCTCGTGTAA
- the mfd gene encoding transcription-repair coupling factor → MSISDNSRRSASSSSRYSLPGRAGDQRQLGQLTGSACAVECAEIAERHHGPVMLIAPDMQNALRLRDEIQQFTDQQVTTLSDWETLPYDSFSPHQEIISARLSSLYHLPTMARGIIILPVNTLMQRVCPHEFLHGHALVMEKGQRLSRDKLRAQLEQAGYHSVDQVMEHGEFATRGALLDLYPMGSEEPYRIDFFDDEIDSLRTFDVDTQRTLSEVDVINLLPAHEFPTDKNAIELFRSQWREQFEVRRDAEHVYQQVSKGTWPAGIEYWQPLFFSQPLPSLFSYLPVNTLIVNTGNLENAAERFWLDINQRYESRRIDPMRPLIAPDALWLRVDALFAELKAWPRMALKTDDLPAKAGSTNLGYQTLPDLAVQPQQKAPLDNLRRFIENFSGSVIFSVESEGRRETLQDLLGRIKLSTRLIQHLDEAEAPGRYMMIGAAERGFLDSLRHRALICESDLLGERVSRRRQDNRRTINTDTLIRNLAELRPGQPVVHLEHGVGRYVGLTTLEAGGIKAEYLILSYASEDKLYVPVSSLHLISRYAGGADENAPLHKLGGDAWSRARQKAAERVRDVAAELLDIYAQRAAKSGFAFKHNREQYQLFCQTFPFETTPDQEQAINAVLSDMCQPLAMDRLVCGDVGFGKTEVAMRAAFLAVENGKQVAVLVPTTLLAQQHFDNFRDRFATWPIRIEMMSRFRSAKEQQQVLEEAAAGKVDIIIGTHKLLQSDLRWKDLGLLIVDEEHRFGVRHKERIKAMRADVDILTLTATPIPRTLNMAMSGMRDLSIIATPPARRLAVKTFVREYDNLVIREAILREVLRGGQVYYLYNDVENIDKAAERLAELVPEARIAIGHGQMRERDLERVMNDFHHQRFNVLVCTTIIETGIDIPSANTIIIERADRFGLAQLHQLRGRVGRSHHQAYAYLLTPNPKAMSTDAHKRLEAIAALEDLGAGFALATHDLEIRGAGELLGEDQSGQMTSVGFSLYMELLESAVDALKNGREPSLEDLTSSQTEVELRMPTLLPDDFIPDVNTRLSFYKRIASAKDAGELDELKVELIDRFGLLPDAARNLLQSAAMRQHAQKLGIKRIEGNERGGFIEFGEKNCVDPSYLIGLLQSKPQVYRLDGSAKLKFILDLTDRPARLAFISELLSAFQEHMLAA, encoded by the coding sequence ATGAGCATTTCTGATAATAGCCGCCGTTCCGCATCATCATCTTCCCGTTATTCTCTGCCCGGCCGTGCAGGCGATCAGCGCCAATTGGGGCAACTGACCGGTTCTGCCTGCGCCGTTGAATGTGCCGAAATCGCCGAACGTCATCATGGCCCGGTGATGCTCATCGCCCCGGATATGCAAAATGCGCTGCGGCTGCGTGACGAAATTCAGCAGTTTACCGATCAGCAGGTAACCACCCTTTCTGATTGGGAAACTCTACCCTATGACAGTTTCTCACCGCATCAGGAAATCATCTCTGCGCGCCTTTCCAGCCTGTATCATCTGCCAACCATGGCTCGCGGCATTATTATTCTGCCGGTGAATACCCTGATGCAGCGGGTGTGCCCGCATGAATTCCTGCATGGCCATGCGCTGGTGATGGAAAAGGGTCAGCGCCTGTCGCGGGATAAGCTGCGGGCCCAGTTGGAACAGGCCGGCTACCACAGTGTCGATCAGGTGATGGAGCACGGCGAGTTCGCCACGCGCGGAGCATTGCTCGATCTGTATCCGATGGGGAGCGAAGAACCCTACCGCATTGACTTTTTTGATGATGAAATCGACAGCCTGCGCACCTTCGACGTAGATACTCAGCGTACTTTGAGCGAAGTGGACGTCATCAATCTGCTACCCGCGCATGAATTCCCCACCGATAAAAATGCCATTGAGCTGTTCCGCAGCCAATGGCGCGAGCAATTTGAAGTCCGCCGCGACGCAGAACATGTTTATCAGCAAGTGAGCAAAGGCACCTGGCCTGCGGGCATCGAATACTGGCAACCCCTGTTTTTCAGCCAACCACTGCCTTCACTGTTCAGCTATTTGCCGGTAAACACGCTGATCGTCAACACCGGCAACCTGGAAAACGCCGCCGAGCGCTTCTGGCTGGATATCAACCAGCGTTACGAAAGCCGCCGTATCGATCCAATGCGCCCCTTGATCGCGCCTGATGCTCTCTGGTTGCGCGTCGATGCTTTATTTGCCGAACTGAAAGCCTGGCCGCGCATGGCACTGAAAACCGATGATTTGCCCGCCAAAGCCGGGAGTACCAATCTGGGTTATCAAACCTTGCCCGATCTGGCTGTGCAACCTCAGCAGAAAGCCCCGCTGGATAACCTGCGTCGGTTTATCGAAAATTTTAGCGGCAGTGTCATTTTCTCGGTAGAAAGTGAAGGCCGCCGTGAAACCCTGCAAGATTTACTGGGGCGCATCAAACTGAGCACCCGCCTGATCCAGCATCTTGATGAGGCAGAAGCACCAGGCCGTTATATGATGATCGGCGCCGCCGAGCGCGGTTTTCTGGATAGCCTGCGCCACCGGGCACTGATTTGTGAAAGCGATTTACTCGGTGAACGCGTTAGCCGCCGCCGGCAGGATAATCGCCGCACCATCAATACCGATACCCTGATCCGCAACCTGGCGGAGCTGCGCCCCGGCCAGCCGGTCGTGCATTTGGAACACGGCGTCGGGCGCTATGTCGGCCTGACCACCCTGGAGGCCGGAGGCATCAAGGCTGAATACCTGATCCTGTCTTATGCGAGCGAAGATAAACTGTATGTACCGGTTTCCTCTTTGCATCTGATCAGCCGCTACGCCGGTGGAGCCGATGAAAATGCCCCGTTGCACAAACTGGGGGGCGATGCCTGGTCGCGGGCGCGGCAAAAAGCAGCCGAACGCGTGCGGGACGTGGCCGCAGAGCTGCTGGATATTTATGCCCAACGCGCCGCCAAGTCCGGCTTTGCGTTCAAACATAACCGAGAACAATATCAGCTATTCTGCCAAACCTTCCCGTTTGAAACGACGCCGGATCAGGAACAGGCCATCAACGCCGTGTTGAGTGATATGTGTCAACCGCTGGCGATGGATCGCTTGGTTTGTGGCGATGTCGGCTTCGGTAAAACCGAAGTTGCGATGCGTGCTGCATTTTTAGCCGTGGAAAACGGCAAGCAGGTAGCGGTTCTGGTGCCGACGACCCTGTTGGCACAGCAGCATTTCGACAACTTCCGCGATCGTTTTGCTACCTGGCCTATCCGTATTGAGATGATGTCGCGCTTTCGCAGTGCCAAAGAGCAACAGCAGGTGCTGGAAGAGGCCGCAGCAGGCAAAGTGGATATCATTATTGGCACCCATAAATTACTGCAAAGCGATTTGCGCTGGAAAGATTTAGGATTACTGATCGTCGATGAAGAACACCGTTTCGGTGTGCGCCATAAAGAACGCATTAAAGCGATGCGCGCCGACGTTGATATCCTGACGCTGACCGCCACGCCGATCCCACGTACCCTGAATATGGCGATGAGCGGCATGCGCGATCTTTCGATTATCGCCACCCCGCCCGCCCGCCGGTTAGCGGTAAAAACCTTTGTGCGTGAATACGATAACCTGGTGATACGCGAAGCCATCTTGCGTGAGGTGCTGCGCGGTGGGCAAGTCTATTACCTGTACAACGATGTGGAAAATATCGATAAGGCTGCGGAACGCTTGGCAGAATTGGTGCCAGAAGCACGCATCGCCATTGGTCATGGCCAAATGCGCGAGCGCGATCTGGAACGGGTGATGAACGATTTCCATCACCAGCGTTTTAACGTGCTGGTCTGCACCACCATTATCGAAACCGGTATTGATATTCCAAGCGCCAATACCATTATCATTGAGCGGGCCGATCGTTTCGGTTTAGCGCAGTTGCACCAATTGCGTGGCCGCGTCGGGCGTTCACACCACCAGGCTTATGCCTACTTGCTTACGCCAAACCCTAAAGCAATGAGCACCGACGCACATAAACGCCTGGAGGCCATTGCTGCGCTGGAGGATTTGGGTGCAGGCTTTGCGCTGGCTACTCACGATCTGGAAATCCGTGGCGCTGGAGAATTGTTGGGGGAAGATCAAAGTGGCCAGATGACCAGCGTTGGTTTCTCGCTGTATATGGAACTGCTGGAAAGTGCGGTCGATGCGCTGAAAAATGGCCGTGAGCCTTCGCTGGAAGATCTCACCAGCAGTCAGACCGAAGTTGAACTGCGCATGCCCACGTTGCTACCGGATGATTTCATCCCAGACGTCAATACCCGTTTATCCTTCTATAAACGCATCGCCAGTGCGAAAGACGCTGGTGAACTGGACGAATTGAAAGTGGAGCTGATCGACCGCTTTGGGTTATTGCCAGATGCTGCGCGCAATTTGCTGCAAAGTGCGGCGATGCGGCAACATGCGCAGAAACTGGGTATCAAGCGTATCGAAGGCAACGAACGCGGTGGGTTTATCGAATTCGGCGAGAAAAACTGCGTTGACCCAAGCTACCTGATCGGCCTGCTGCAAAGCAAACCGCAGGTTTATCGCTTGGATGGCTCGGCCAAACTGAAATTTATACTGGATCTCACCGATCGCCCGGCACGGCTGGCGTTTATTAGCGAGCTGTTGAGCGCATTCCAAGAACATATGCTGGCGGCCTGA
- the lolD gene encoding lipoprotein-releasing ABC transporter ATP-binding protein LolD: protein MSNHLLLQCDNLCKTYQEGNLHTDVLRNVSFAMQPGEMMAIVGSSGSGKSTLLHLLGGLDSPTSGEVIYKGQSLNSLSSAAKAELRNRQLGFIYQFHHLLPDFTALENAAMPLLIGGVKPAQAQEKALEMLAAVGLEKRSKHRPSELSGGERQRVAIARALVNNPSLVLADEPTGNLDQRTADSIFDLLGELNVRQGTAFLVVTHDLQLARRLSRQLEMRDGHLQAQLTLMGAE from the coding sequence ATGAGTAATCATCTTTTGTTGCAGTGTGACAACCTGTGCAAGACCTACCAGGAAGGCAATCTGCATACCGATGTGCTGCGCAATGTCAGTTTTGCCATGCAGCCGGGCGAGATGATGGCGATTGTCGGTAGTTCAGGCTCAGGTAAAAGTACCTTGTTACATTTGCTGGGTGGGCTGGATTCGCCCACTTCCGGTGAAGTGATCTACAAGGGGCAGTCATTGAATTCGCTCTCTTCCGCTGCCAAGGCAGAGCTGCGCAACCGCCAGCTTGGTTTTATCTATCAGTTCCATCATCTATTGCCGGATTTTACTGCGCTGGAAAACGCCGCCATGCCGCTGCTGATTGGTGGGGTAAAACCGGCTCAGGCCCAGGAAAAAGCGCTGGAAATGCTGGCCGCGGTTGGATTGGAAAAACGCAGCAAACACCGTCCTTCTGAACTTTCCGGGGGTGAGCGCCAGCGAGTGGCAATTGCCCGTGCGCTGGTGAACAACCCGTCGCTGGTATTGGCGGATGAGCCTACCGGTAACCTCGATCAACGCACGGCAGACAGTATCTTTGATCTGCTGGGTGAATTGAATGTGCGTCAGGGCACGGCGTTCCTGGTGGTGACTCACGATTTGCAACTGGCGCGGCGTTTAAGTCGCCAATTAGAGATGCGCGACGGTCACCTGCAAGCTCAACTGACCCTGATGGGGGCTGAGTAA
- the lolC gene encoding lipoprotein-releasing ABC transporter permease subunit LolC, producing the protein MYQPVALFIGLRYMRGRASDRFGRFVSWLSTIGITLGVMALVTVLSVMNGFERDLENNILGLMPQALITSKQGSINPEQLPAAAVQGLQGVTRVAPLTTGDVVLQSARSVAVGVILGVNPDEADPLAPYLINVKQQQLQPGEYNLIIGEQLAGQLGVKRGDQLRLMVPSASQFTPMGRIPSQRLFTVIGTFHANSEVDGYQLLANQQDASRLMRYPVGNITGWRLFLQQPLAVDTLSQQALPEGTVWKDWRERKGELFQAVRMEKNMMGLLLSLIVAVAAFNIITSLSLLVMEKQGEVAILQTQGLTRSQVMSVFMVQGASAGIIGSLLGTVLGVLLATHINSLGPLVGALLDGASLPVAVDPLQVTVIAVAAMAVSLLSTLYPSWRAAAVQPAEALRYE; encoded by the coding sequence ATGTATCAACCTGTCGCGTTATTCATTGGCCTGCGTTACATGCGCGGGCGAGCTTCAGACCGCTTTGGGCGGTTTGTTTCCTGGCTTTCCACTATCGGCATCACATTGGGTGTGATGGCACTGGTTACCGTGCTTTCGGTGATGAACGGTTTCGAACGAGATCTCGAAAACAACATACTGGGTCTCATGCCTCAGGCATTGATCACCAGCAAACAGGGTTCAATCAACCCTGAGCAACTGCCGGCCGCCGCCGTGCAGGGGCTGCAAGGAGTGACCCGCGTTGCGCCGTTGACTACGGGAGATGTGGTGCTGCAAAGCGCCCGCAGCGTTGCGGTAGGGGTGATTCTGGGGGTGAATCCCGACGAGGCCGATCCGTTGGCACCTTATCTGATCAACGTCAAGCAACAGCAGTTGCAGCCGGGTGAATACAACCTCATTATCGGCGAACAGCTTGCCGGTCAGCTAGGGGTCAAGCGCGGCGATCAGCTGCGCCTGATGGTGCCGAGCGCCAGCCAGTTTACTCCTATGGGCCGTATTCCAAGCCAGCGTCTGTTTACCGTTATTGGTACTTTCCATGCTAACAGTGAAGTGGATGGTTACCAGCTCTTGGCTAATCAGCAGGATGCATCACGCCTGATGCGCTATCCCGTCGGGAATATCACGGGCTGGCGTCTGTTCCTGCAACAGCCTTTGGCAGTGGATACCCTCAGCCAGCAAGCGTTGCCGGAAGGCACCGTATGGAAAGACTGGCGTGAACGTAAGGGTGAGCTGTTCCAGGCGGTGCGCATGGAGAAAAACATGATGGGGCTGCTACTCAGCCTGATCGTGGCCGTGGCGGCATTCAATATCATTACCTCTTTGAGTTTGTTGGTGATGGAGAAGCAGGGTGAAGTCGCCATTCTGCAAACGCAGGGGCTGACGCGGAGCCAGGTTATGTCGGTTTTTATGGTGCAGGGCGCCAGCGCTGGCATTATCGGTTCGTTGTTGGGCACTGTGCTAGGGGTATTGCTGGCTACTCATATTAACAGCCTGGGCCCGCTGGTGGGGGCTTTGCTTGACGGAGCGTCATTACCCGTAGCGGTTGACCCGCTACAGGTCACCGTGATTGCCGTGGCGGCGATGGCGGTTTCCTTATTATCCACGCTTTACCCTTCATGGCGCGCTGCCGCCGTACAACCCGCTGAGGCTTTACGTTATGAGTAA